The following coding sequences lie in one Niabella agricola genomic window:
- a CDS encoding polysaccharide lyase: MKNLKETGFLIMSLLLFVFACSTRNPLSGAMEAGENLQAGSRNAGTYQIRLNTAQATNDYIWTYTITTQDNAKDIGYFILNLGNPEDGSPTIANILSARVNGVDWTGKIKSTNGNTACAVGSSNFVKFEEMGTADQYVVELKLDTIYARVKTTGWVKAGTTCTMMDLQGPGYRGYQLTTSMQSDSTMPGKKYNEINTYMKAYGFDYTENPHCSGGYGGHQNGVHCDTELDPYFNKYVFRFNIHIDPVIDGDRCSAGTVDRQRNEMKSATNNTTWAKVQGNWDEWQLLEWKFKLPKGFQPTSSFCHIHQLKAQDGPNNGSPLITITPRASSSGGNKRIQIIHSVDGASTGKGTIVDNIPLADFEDEWVQVREEIHYTHNGYYSCSITRVSDGKVLLDVKDDNIDMWRKGSSYMRNKYGIYRSLAGGRLDQTPVGQSPLLKNESLWLTDFNVYEKNPNPNPGQAHD, encoded by the coding sequence ATGAAAAATTTAAAGGAAACAGGCTTCCTCATTATGTCGTTGCTGCTCTTTGTTTTTGCATGTAGTACCAGGAATCCGCTCAGCGGAGCAATGGAGGCAGGTGAAAACCTGCAGGCCGGCTCACGGAACGCAGGCACCTATCAGATCCGTTTAAATACAGCCCAGGCAACAAATGACTACATCTGGACGTATACGATTACAACGCAGGATAACGCTAAAGATATCGGCTATTTTATCCTCAACCTGGGGAACCCGGAGGACGGCAGCCCCACCATTGCTAATATCCTGTCGGCACGGGTAAACGGAGTGGATTGGACCGGGAAAATTAAAAGTACAAACGGGAATACCGCCTGTGCTGTAGGTTCTTCGAATTTTGTCAAATTTGAGGAAATGGGTACTGCGGACCAATATGTGGTGGAATTAAAACTGGATACAATATATGCGCGGGTAAAGACAACGGGGTGGGTGAAGGCCGGCACTACCTGTACCATGATGGATTTACAGGGACCGGGCTACCGGGGCTACCAGCTGACGACATCCATGCAATCCGACTCAACCATGCCCGGGAAAAAATATAATGAGATCAACACCTATATGAAAGCCTATGGGTTTGATTATACGGAAAATCCACATTGCAGCGGAGGTTACGGCGGGCACCAGAACGGCGTTCATTGCGATACCGAACTGGATCCTTATTTCAATAAATATGTGTTCCGGTTTAATATACACATTGATCCGGTAATCGATGGCGACCGCTGCAGTGCAGGTACGGTAGACCGGCAGCGGAATGAAATGAAATCTGCAACCAATAACACTACCTGGGCTAAAGTACAGGGCAACTGGGATGAATGGCAGTTACTGGAGTGGAAATTTAAACTGCCCAAAGGGTTTCAGCCCACTTCCAGCTTTTGCCATATTCATCAACTGAAGGCGCAGGATGGACCCAACAACGGAAGCCCGTTAATTACCATCACTCCCCGGGCCAGCAGCAGCGGCGGTAATAAACGGATACAGATCATCCATTCAGTAGATGGGGCCAGCACCGGGAAAGGTACCATTGTTGACAATATACCCCTGGCTGATTTTGAAGACGAATGGGTACAGGTGCGGGAAGAGATCCATTACACGCACAATGGCTATTATTCCTGCAGCATCACCCGTGTAAGTGATGGTAAAGTATTGCTGGACGTTAAAGATGACAATATTGATATGTGGAGGAAGGGGAGTTCTTACATGCGTAATAAGTATGGTATTTACAGAAGTCTTGCCGGTGGCCGGCTGGACCAGACTCCCGTTGGGCAAAGTCCGTTGTTAAAAAATGAATCCCTTTGGCTGACGGATTTTAATGTATATGAAAAGAACCCCAACCCCAACCCTGGGCAGGCACATGATTAA
- a CDS encoding alginate lyase family protein, protein MKIRNIYLVLLVALLQPQWLPAQDINGVKSVLKKQVLQKAAWAMQQQPETVTAQQAPRSAGGKHDFYSEGDYWWPNPAGVDSPYIQKDGQTNPDNFVAHRHAMIRFSRIVGALASAYRVRPQQQYVKQVLAHCKAWFVDTATLMNPNLLYAQAIKGRATGRGIGIIDAIQLMEVVQGLLVMEQDAAMDRMVLTTTKKWFASFLQWLTTHPYGKEEMNAANNHGTCWVMQVAVFAKFTGNKELLQFCSNRYKNVLLPNQMAPDGSFPRELVRTKPYGYSLFNLDAMATICQVLSTKSNDLWNYQTPDGRSIKKGIAFLYSFIADKNKWPYKQDVMYWEHWPVAQPALVFGAVEFKNKEWFTTWKKLDHAPETEEVIRNLPVRNPLIWVER, encoded by the coding sequence ATGAAAATAAGAAATATATACCTTGTTTTGCTTGTAGCTCTGTTGCAGCCGCAATGGCTTCCGGCCCAGGATATAAACGGGGTAAAATCTGTTTTAAAGAAGCAGGTACTTCAAAAAGCCGCCTGGGCCATGCAGCAGCAGCCGGAAACCGTCACAGCACAACAGGCACCCCGCAGTGCCGGAGGAAAACATGATTTTTACAGTGAAGGTGATTACTGGTGGCCGAATCCGGCCGGCGTGGACAGTCCGTATATTCAAAAAGACGGCCAGACAAACCCGGACAATTTTGTAGCGCACCGGCATGCGATGATCCGTTTCAGCCGGATCGTAGGTGCCCTGGCATCGGCATACCGGGTCCGGCCGCAGCAGCAATATGTAAAACAGGTGCTGGCCCATTGCAAAGCCTGGTTTGTTGATACCGCAACGCTGATGAACCCGAATCTCCTGTATGCGCAAGCTATAAAGGGAAGAGCTACCGGTCGCGGCATCGGTATCATTGACGCCATACAGTTGATGGAAGTGGTGCAGGGTTTGTTGGTGATGGAACAGGATGCGGCGATGGACCGGATGGTGTTGACGACAACCAAAAAGTGGTTCGCCAGCTTTTTGCAATGGCTGACCACCCATCCGTATGGTAAAGAGGAAATGAATGCAGCCAATAACCACGGTACCTGCTGGGTAATGCAGGTAGCGGTTTTTGCAAAATTTACCGGGAACAAAGAACTTCTGCAATTTTGCAGCAACCGGTATAAAAATGTTTTACTGCCCAATCAGATGGCGCCGGACGGAAGTTTTCCCAGGGAGCTGGTACGTACCAAACCCTATGGGTATTCTTTGTTTAATTTAGATGCGATGGCGACCATTTGCCAGGTGCTGTCAACAAAATCAAATGATCTCTGGAATTATCAGACCCCGGATGGGCGCTCCATAAAAAAAGGGATTGCCTTCCTTTACTCGTTTATCGCCGATAAAAATAAATGGCCATATAAACAGGATGTGATGTACTGGGAGCACTGGCCCGTGGCCCAGCCAGCGCTGGTATTTGGAGCGGTTGAATTTAAAAACAAAGAATGGTTCACTACCTGGAAAAAACTGGATCATGCGCCCGAAACGGAAGAAGTGATCCGAAACCTGCCGGTAAGAAACCCGTTGATATGGGTAGAGCGATAG
- a CDS encoding alpha-L-fucosidase produces MKRFFIYLLLSTVTVASTAQVAGDEDKDMYNKGQQRDQQAVLDAVKGWWTQSMKTHEERIAWWHQAKFGMFIHWGIYSLPGGEWKGKKVGGYAEHLMRKEMIPRSEYLELAHRFNPVLFNADEWARAARDAGMRYMIITAKHHDGFAMYPSSVSDFNIHAQTPFKRDPLAELAAACKKYGIKFGFYYSHAFDWEHPDAPGNDWEYNNPGGDKNLFGGRDWYDQHPELLPKAVKYVNEKAIPQIKELLTKYHPDIIWFDTPHKLPFSENLRILKAIRETDPQVVVNGRLARSAARNYGDYLNTGDRPAEFAPVTGDWEAIPTTNESYGYSRYDNSHKSVPFFIQLLAKAASRGGNLLMNIGPKGDGAIDVKDLAILKGIGNWVTQNSESIYNVTPSPLPLQNWGVSTMQENKIYLHVFEFPADRKLYIGGLQSAISNAYILSDKKAVTAKRIGPDDVLIDLSGVAADTANTVVVLELKAPAKTDQTFFIAPNIPTSRLLAFDAQLQGKGFGFGDGKADRYYVDGWKSPAQQLIWKLRTIQVQSYDVVIKYVTGKECGGTYKLLLNNAVSVEGTVQHTKSGVVTEKIGRLELKQGVNTLVLSPGMISGTELMKLLEVQLVRTGNK; encoded by the coding sequence ATGAAACGATTTTTTATATACTTGTTATTGAGTACCGTTACGGTGGCTTCCACCGCCCAGGTTGCGGGTGATGAGGATAAGGATATGTATAATAAAGGGCAGCAGCGTGATCAGCAGGCTGTGCTTGATGCTGTAAAAGGCTGGTGGACGCAGTCGATGAAAACACATGAGGAACGGATTGCTTGGTGGCACCAGGCTAAATTTGGCATGTTCATTCATTGGGGCATCTATTCGCTGCCCGGGGGCGAATGGAAAGGAAAGAAGGTAGGCGGGTATGCAGAGCATTTAATGCGTAAGGAAATGATACCGCGTAGCGAATACCTGGAACTGGCGCACCGGTTCAACCCCGTTTTGTTTAACGCAGATGAATGGGCAAGAGCCGCCCGCGATGCCGGCATGCGTTATATGATCATTACTGCTAAGCATCATGATGGGTTTGCGATGTATCCTTCTTCCGTTTCTGATTTCAATATTCATGCGCAAACGCCCTTTAAGCGCGACCCGCTGGCAGAACTGGCTGCTGCCTGTAAAAAATACGGTATTAAATTCGGGTTTTATTATTCCCATGCTTTCGATTGGGAGCATCCGGATGCACCGGGCAACGACTGGGAGTATAACAATCCGGGTGGTGATAAGAACCTGTTTGGCGGACGCGACTGGTATGACCAGCACCCCGAACTCCTGCCGAAAGCAGTGAAATACGTTAATGAAAAAGCAATACCTCAAATAAAAGAACTACTTACAAAATATCATCCGGATATCATCTGGTTCGATACCCCGCATAAACTGCCTTTTTCTGAGAACCTGCGGATCTTAAAAGCGATCAGGGAAACAGATCCGCAGGTGGTAGTAAATGGAAGACTGGCCAGGAGTGCTGCACGCAACTATGGTGATTATCTGAATACCGGTGACCGCCCTGCTGAGTTTGCACCGGTTACCGGCGATTGGGAGGCGATTCCCACCACCAACGAAAGCTATGGCTATTCCCGGTACGACAATAGCCATAAATCCGTTCCTTTTTTTATACAACTGCTGGCAAAGGCGGCATCGCGCGGTGGTAATCTTTTAATGAATATTGGCCCTAAGGGAGACGGCGCTATTGATGTAAAAGATCTTGCCATTTTAAAAGGCATCGGCAACTGGGTAACACAAAATAGTGAAAGCATATACAATGTTACACCAAGCCCGCTGCCGTTGCAGAACTGGGGCGTAAGTACCATGCAGGAAAATAAGATCTACCTGCATGTATTCGAATTCCCGGCCGATCGTAAATTATATATAGGCGGGTTACAATCTGCAATCAGCAATGCCTATATACTATCTGATAAAAAAGCAGTAACCGCAAAACGCATAGGACCGGATGATGTGCTGATCGACCTTTCCGGCGTTGCCGCAGATACAGCCAATACCGTAGTGGTACTGGAGTTAAAAGCACCCGCTAAAACAGATCAGACGTTCTTTATAGCTCCCAATATTCCCACCAGCCGGCTGCTGGCTTTTGATGCACAGCTGCAGGGAAAAGGGTTTGGTTTTGGCGACGGGAAGGCCGATCGCTATTATGTAGATGGCTGGAAATCGCCGGCGCAGCAATTGATATGGAAGCTGCGCACCATACAGGTGCAGTCCTATGATGTAGTAATAAAGTATGTAACCGGGAAAGAATGCGGCGGCACATATAAGTTATTGCTCAATAACGCTGTATCGGTTGAAGGAACCGTACAGCATACGAAGAGCGGAGTCGTTACAGAAAAGATTGGAAGGCTGGAACTGAAACAGGGAGTAAATACCCTGGTCCTCAGTCCCGGAATGATTTCGGGTACGGAATTGATGAAGCTGCTGGAAGTACAGCTGGTGCGGACCGGTAATAAATAA
- a CDS encoding glycoside hydrolase family 31 protein, which yields MLHRIIYLFFLIAVCSGISAQPIIWTAVAPGVWKGVVGRPEAYDLLKAAEATPAPALKGMSEQPFPFSKEAVFGSVTDGKTYLRFPLEKEEQLFGFGLNFQTVHQRGKILQLHMDHYGGKDNGRTHAPVPFYVSSKGYGVFVNAARYINVYAGTGVRKDSPHPPVEKDRNTDKSWNSRPYSDAVELLVPAPGTEVYVFAGPTALDAVRRYNLFNGGGVLPPRWGLGFTQRVRSLFTADEVKQEADSFSVKGYPLDFIGLEPGWQSRSYPGTFEWDKGRYPDPAAFVKEMLNKRIRLNLWINPYISKSASFYKAITPYTGSHTVWTGEVPDFTMPKARELFFGQLKKNQVDVGVSGYKIDEVDGYDYYLWPDVATFPSGLSGEQMRQTYGVLAMKNSIDLFKNKNQRTYGLVRASNAGANSYPYVLYNDYYNHEDFITALINSGYIGVLWTPEVRASKTAEEWLRRFQTVIFSPMAMINAWSSGTKPWSYPEVAAQVKELSLLRMRMMPYWYSAFAKYHFEGTPVFRGMSLEPGYQLNASSSVKNNLEDNPYLEAVAKEVKDQYMAGEYLLVAPLFAGQTSRKVVLPKGRWYDFYTGAFAGDGEVITVTPGLDKIPVYVKDGGVIPMMPPLLHAPKAGEKVDLEIRVYGEKPGVYRLYDDDGETFDYEKGNYDWRTIRIEKDVKGKLMGSIEPSHKKEVQSYGRITWKFMTRK from the coding sequence ATGCTACATAGAATCATTTATCTTTTTTTTCTGATTGCCGTATGTAGCGGTATTTCAGCACAGCCAATTATATGGACCGCCGTGGCGCCAGGTGTTTGGAAAGGTGTGGTAGGCCGGCCGGAAGCCTATGATCTTTTAAAAGCAGCGGAGGCCACACCGGCTCCTGCGCTGAAAGGAATGAGCGAACAGCCATTCCCTTTTTCTAAGGAGGCTGTTTTCGGTTCGGTTACAGATGGCAAAACCTACCTGCGTTTTCCGCTGGAAAAAGAAGAACAGTTATTTGGATTCGGTTTAAATTTTCAGACGGTGCACCAGCGCGGCAAAATATTGCAGCTGCATATGGATCATTACGGAGGTAAAGATAACGGCCGTACACATGCGCCCGTTCCTTTTTATGTATCCTCCAAAGGCTATGGCGTGTTTGTAAATGCGGCGCGATACATCAATGTATACGCCGGTACGGGCGTACGTAAAGACAGTCCGCATCCCCCGGTGGAAAAAGACCGTAATACCGATAAAAGCTGGAACTCCCGGCCCTATTCGGATGCGGTAGAGCTGCTGGTACCGGCGCCGGGTACCGAAGTATATGTTTTTGCAGGTCCTACCGCGCTGGATGCAGTACGCCGCTACAACCTCTTTAATGGCGGTGGTGTATTGCCGCCAAGATGGGGACTGGGCTTTACCCAACGGGTACGGTCGCTGTTTACAGCGGATGAAGTAAAACAGGAAGCCGATTCTTTTTCTGTAAAAGGATATCCGCTCGATTTTATCGGACTGGAACCCGGCTGGCAAAGCCGTTCCTATCCGGGCACCTTTGAATGGGATAAGGGCCGGTATCCGGATCCGGCAGCCTTTGTAAAAGAAATGCTCAATAAACGGATCCGCCTGAACCTGTGGATCAATCCCTATATATCAAAATCTGCGTCTTTTTATAAAGCGATCACCCCTTATACCGGTTCGCATACCGTTTGGACCGGTGAGGTGCCGGACTTTACAATGCCCAAAGCACGTGAGCTTTTTTTTGGACAATTGAAAAAAAACCAGGTGGATGTTGGTGTAAGCGGGTATAAGATCGATGAAGTAGACGGGTATGATTACTACCTGTGGCCGGATGTAGCCACCTTCCCTTCAGGCCTCTCGGGGGAACAGATGCGCCAGACTTATGGCGTACTGGCCATGAAGAACAGCATCGATCTGTTTAAAAACAAAAACCAACGCACCTATGGCCTGGTAAGGGCTTCCAATGCCGGGGCCAATAGTTATCCTTATGTGCTGTACAATGATTATTATAATCATGAAGATTTCATCACCGCCCTGATCAACAGCGGATATATTGGCGTGTTGTGGACTCCGGAAGTCCGTGCTTCAAAAACTGCAGAAGAATGGTTACGCCGTTTTCAGACCGTGATTTTTTCGCCCATGGCCATGATCAATGCCTGGTCCAGCGGTACCAAGCCCTGGTCCTACCCGGAGGTAGCGGCCCAGGTAAAGGAGCTGTCATTGCTCCGCATGCGGATGATGCCCTACTGGTATTCAGCGTTTGCAAAGTATCATTTTGAAGGTACCCCCGTTTTTCGCGGCATGAGCCTGGAACCCGGATACCAATTAAATGCCAGCAGTTCTGTAAAAAACAACCTGGAAGACAATCCTTACCTGGAAGCGGTTGCCAAAGAAGTAAAGGATCAGTATATGGCTGGCGAATACCTGCTGGTAGCGCCTTTATTTGCAGGACAAACTTCAAGGAAAGTGGTATTGCCCAAAGGACGTTGGTATGATTTCTATACCGGGGCCTTCGCCGGTGACGGAGAAGTAATCACAGTTACGCCCGGGCTGGATAAGATCCCCGTATATGTAAAAGATGGTGGGGTGATCCCCATGATGCCGCCGTTGCTGCACGCGCCAAAGGCAGGAGAAAAAGTGGATCTTGAGATCCGTGTGTATGGCGAAAAGCCCGGCGTGTACCGGCTATATGACGATGACGGCGAAACCTTTGATTATGAAAAAGGAAATTACGACTGGAGAACCATCCGTATCGAAAAGGATGTCAAAGGCAAATTAATGGGAAGCATTGAACCTTCGCATAAAAAAGAAGTCCAATCCTATGGCAGGATCACGTGGAAGTTTATGACGAGGAAGTAG
- a CDS encoding glycoside hydrolase family 95 protein, with translation MKRFLILFSMAMPGWVLNAQTGGASNALKLWYAQPATIWEEALPLGNAKTGAMVFGGVVKERYQLNDNTLWSGAPNPGNQPEGPAILEKVRALVFSGNYDSAAVVWKKMHGPYSARYLPLADLWLNFSLRDTQTTGYYRNLDLTNATATVRYKAGGVQYTRETFISHPDKIMMIRITADKKKAISFAVGLTSKLKYRVASKAQDLLVLKGKAPKFVANREYEPQQVVYDDWNGEGMNFEVYAKIVTEGGSVNRKDTALVVTGANAVTIYLSEATSFNGFDKSPGREGKDPAVEAMANLHKAVQKKYAALRAAHINDYQSLFNRVSIDLGTDAARLQLPTDERLKRFAKTPDDFALQSLYYQFGRYLMIAASRPGARPTNLQGIWNDHVQPPWGSNYTTNINTEMNYWLAENTNLSECHQPLFDFMKELAVNGAVTAKTNYGITEGWVTHHNSDLWAKTSPPGGQGWDDPRGMPRWSCWPMAGGWFSTHLWEHYLFTGDKQFLQKEAYPLMKGAARFLLHWLVKDPASGYWVTNPSTSPENTIKIDGKEYQLTMASTMDMSIIRELFTAVIKSAKILGTDAAFAKELEAVKDQLYPYHIGRYGQLQEWFKDWDDPKDKHRHLSHLFGLYPGSQINVKETPELAAAAKQSLIFRGDVSTGWSMAWKINWWARLQDGEHAYKILSDAFAYIDPREKKAEMGGGGTYPNLFDAHPPFQIDGNFGATAGITEMLLQSHNGQIALLPALPAAWKTGSIKGIKARGNFHWNIEWAGGRLVQATVRSGSGGNCRIHTAVPVKVVEVKAREARSETSNALLASYGRPPYEKNKDAKLVRLSAEKGYTIDFKTEKGKQYTLIPL, from the coding sequence TGCACAGCCGGCTACCATCTGGGAGGAAGCCCTGCCACTGGGAAATGCAAAGACCGGCGCCATGGTATTTGGTGGTGTGGTAAAAGAGCGGTACCAGTTAAATGATAATACGCTCTGGTCGGGCGCGCCCAACCCGGGTAACCAGCCGGAAGGTCCCGCCATACTGGAAAAGGTAAGGGCGCTGGTCTTTTCGGGAAACTATGACAGTGCAGCTGTTGTATGGAAAAAGATGCATGGACCTTATTCGGCCCGTTACCTGCCGCTGGCAGATCTCTGGCTGAACTTTTCATTAAGAGATACACAGACTACCGGTTACTACCGCAACCTGGACTTAACCAATGCGACGGCTACCGTGCGCTATAAAGCCGGCGGCGTGCAGTATACAAGGGAAACCTTTATCAGCCACCCGGATAAGATCATGATGATCCGCATTACGGCCGATAAAAAGAAGGCCATCAGTTTTGCTGTGGGGCTGACCAGCAAATTAAAATACCGGGTAGCAAGCAAAGCGCAGGACTTGCTGGTATTAAAAGGCAAGGCGCCAAAATTTGTAGCCAACCGGGAATATGAACCGCAGCAGGTTGTGTATGACGACTGGAACGGGGAAGGGATGAACTTTGAGGTATACGCAAAAATTGTTACAGAAGGCGGATCGGTCAACCGTAAGGATACCGCGCTGGTGGTAACAGGGGCCAATGCGGTAACCATTTATCTTTCCGAGGCAACCAGCTTCAACGGCTTCGATAAATCGCCGGGGCGGGAAGGCAAGGACCCCGCTGTTGAAGCCATGGCCAACCTTCATAAAGCAGTACAAAAAAAATATGCAGCGTTGCGGGCAGCGCATATCAACGACTATCAGTCCCTGTTTAACCGGGTATCGATTGACCTGGGTACGGATGCCGCCCGGCTGCAACTGCCTACTGACGAGCGGTTGAAGCGCTTTGCAAAGACACCCGATGATTTCGCATTGCAAAGCCTGTACTACCAGTTTGGGCGTTATCTGATGATCGCGGCTTCCCGTCCGGGTGCGCGACCTACAAATCTCCAGGGTATCTGGAATGATCATGTACAACCGCCCTGGGGCAGTAATTATACCACCAATATCAATACGGAAATGAACTATTGGCTCGCGGAGAATACCAATCTTTCCGAATGTCACCAACCCTTGTTTGATTTTATGAAAGAACTGGCGGTAAATGGTGCGGTTACCGCAAAAACAAATTACGGTATTACAGAGGGGTGGGTAACGCATCATAACTCTGACCTCTGGGCCAAGACATCACCACCCGGAGGACAGGGATGGGATGATCCGCGGGGAATGCCGCGCTGGAGCTGCTGGCCCATGGCTGGCGGTTGGTTTTCCACTCATCTGTGGGAGCACTATCTTTTTACCGGGGATAAACAATTTCTTCAAAAAGAAGCTTACCCGCTGATGAAAGGGGCGGCCCGGTTTTTATTGCACTGGCTGGTAAAGGACCCGGCTTCAGGTTATTGGGTTACCAACCCCTCTACATCTCCCGAGAATACAATAAAGATAGATGGTAAAGAATACCAGCTGACTATGGCCAGCACTATGGATATGTCCATTATACGCGAACTGTTTACAGCAGTGATCAAATCGGCAAAGATACTGGGTACGGATGCTGCGTTTGCAAAAGAGCTGGAAGCGGTGAAGGATCAGCTATACCCTTATCACATCGGCCGGTATGGCCAGTTACAGGAATGGTTTAAAGACTGGGATGATCCCAAAGATAAGCACCGGCATTTATCGCACCTGTTCGGATTGTATCCTGGGAGCCAGATCAATGTCAAAGAAACGCCGGAACTGGCCGCAGCAGCTAAGCAGTCATTGATCTTCCGAGGAGATGTAAGCACCGGCTGGAGCATGGCCTGGAAGATTAACTGGTGGGCAAGGCTGCAGGACGGGGAACATGCGTACAAAATATTAAGCGATGCCTTTGCCTATATCGACCCCAGGGAAAAGAAAGCCGAAATGGGTGGAGGCGGTACCTATCCCAACCTCTTTGATGCGCATCCTCCGTTTCAGATCGACGGCAATTTTGGAGCCACGGCCGGCATCACCGAAATGCTGTTGCAAAGTCATAACGGGCAGATCGCGTTATTGCCGGCCTTGCCAGCTGCATGGAAAACAGGATCCATAAAAGGCATCAAGGCCCGCGGAAACTTCCACTGGAATATCGAATGGGCCGGTGGCCGCCTGGTACAAGCCACGGTGCGCTCCGGATCCGGTGGCAATTGCAGGATTCATACTGCTGTACCTGTGAAAGTGGTGGAAGTAAAAGCCAGGGAAGCAAGGAGTGAAACTTCAAATGCCCTGCTTGCTTCTTACGGCAGGCCTCCCTATGAAAAAAACAAGGATGCAAAACTGGTGCGCCTGTCCGCTGAGAAGGGGTATACCATCGATTTTAAGACAGAGAAAGGTAAACAATACACATTGATACCATTATAG
- a CDS encoding glycoside hydrolase family 88 protein — protein MKKTGIIIAIIAGTLTSAAQNVNIPATVKDAEAQTAVMLREIAVAKQTDNKGVSPRTLEDGKLKLVASRDWTSGFFPGELWYLYELSGNKKWETTARAFTADVEQEKTNGTTHDMGFKVYCSVGNGYRLTKDPHYKNVIIQAAQTLSKRFNPVAGVLRSWDHSKNKWDFPVIIDNMMNLELLFEAWKLTGDRHLYQVAVGHADQTMKNHFRPDYSSYHVVDYDTVTGKINKKTTHQGYANESAWARGQSWGLYGYTICYRETKDAKYLKMAENIAGFILHHPNLPKDGVPYWDFNAPGIPDEPRDASAAAVIASALYELSTYSKHAKTYRAAANRILSSLTKTYRAPIGTASGFLLLHSTGTKLTNTEVDEPLSYADYYYLEALLRQKRLRAGKKLF, from the coding sequence ATGAAAAAAACAGGAATCATCATCGCTATTATTGCGGGCACATTAACGAGTGCTGCACAAAATGTAAATATACCGGCAACGGTAAAAGATGCCGAAGCACAAACCGCCGTGATGCTCCGGGAGATAGCAGTAGCAAAGCAAACGGATAACAAAGGCGTGTCTCCAAGGACACTGGAAGACGGTAAGCTGAAACTGGTGGCTTCCCGCGACTGGACCAGCGGCTTCTTTCCCGGCGAGCTCTGGTACCTCTATGAGCTGTCGGGGAATAAAAAATGGGAAACAACAGCCCGGGCGTTTACCGCAGACGTTGAACAGGAAAAGACCAACGGTACCACGCACGACATGGGATTTAAAGTATATTGCAGTGTTGGGAATGGTTACCGGCTTACAAAAGATCCGCATTATAAGAACGTGATCATTCAGGCCGCCCAAACCTTAAGTAAGCGGTTCAATCCTGTTGCCGGAGTATTGAGGTCATGGGACCATAGCAAAAATAAATGGGATTTTCCGGTGATCATCGACAATATGATGAACCTTGAATTATTGTTCGAAGCCTGGAAACTTACCGGCGACCGGCATCTGTACCAGGTAGCGGTAGGTCATGCCGACCAGACGATGAAAAACCATTTCCGGCCGGATTATAGTTCTTACCATGTAGTGGATTATGATACGGTTACCGGTAAGATCAACAAAAAGACCACGCACCAGGGCTATGCCAATGAATCTGCCTGGGCGCGCGGGCAATCCTGGGGATTATATGGCTATACGATATGTTACCGGGAAACAAAGGATGCAAAATATCTGAAGATGGCCGAAAACATTGCCGGATTCATACTCCATCATCCCAACCTGCCCAAAGACGGGGTGCCTTACTGGGATTTTAATGCACCCGGTATTCCGGATGAACCCAGGGATGCTTCGGCTGCTGCGGTGATTGCATCGGCTTTATATGAATTAAGTACGTATAGTAAGCATGCAAAAACTTACCGGGCTGCGGCCAACCGGATTCTGAGCAGTCTTACAAAAACTTACCGGGCACCCATTGGCACCGCAAGCGGCTTTTTGCTGCTGCACAGTACGGGTACTAAACTCACTAATACGGAAGTAGATGAACCGCTGAGCTATGCCGACTATTATTACCTGGAGGCGTTGCTGCGTCAAAAAAGACTCCGGGCCGGGAAAAAGCTGTTCTGA